The following coding sequences are from one Arthrobacter sp. 24S4-2 window:
- a CDS encoding phosphoadenylyl-sulfate reductase, with the protein MGSESPAAPVLRTHDELKAIAEAGAAELGWDTPARDVIAWVARNFELPAVAVACSMADAVLPALVADQLPGVDVLFLETGYHFPETYATRDEVAANLRVNVVDVLPENTVEQQDRLLGKDLFARDAAQCCALRKVAPLRRTLAGYELWFTGVRRDEAPTRTNTPLITWDETNGLVKVNPVAAWSFDQLVQFSDDNLLPVNPLLSQGYPSIGCQPCTRKVAPGDDPRAGRWAGTDKTECGLHV; encoded by the coding sequence TTGGGGAGCGAAAGTCCGGCAGCCCCGGTACTCCGCACCCACGATGAACTCAAGGCCATCGCCGAGGCCGGCGCCGCCGAACTCGGCTGGGACACCCCGGCCCGGGACGTCATTGCCTGGGTGGCCCGGAACTTCGAGCTGCCCGCCGTGGCTGTGGCCTGCTCCATGGCCGACGCCGTCCTGCCGGCACTGGTTGCCGACCAGCTTCCCGGCGTCGACGTCCTGTTCCTGGAGACCGGCTACCACTTCCCGGAGACCTACGCCACGCGCGACGAAGTGGCCGCAAACCTCCGCGTCAACGTGGTGGACGTCCTCCCGGAGAACACCGTGGAGCAGCAGGACCGCCTGCTCGGCAAGGACCTCTTCGCCCGCGACGCCGCCCAGTGCTGCGCCCTCCGCAAGGTGGCCCCGCTGCGCCGCACCCTGGCCGGCTACGAACTGTGGTTCACCGGCGTGCGCCGCGACGAAGCCCCCACCCGCACCAACACCCCGCTGATCACCTGGGACGAAACCAACGGCCTGGTCAAGGTCAACCCGGTGGCGGCCTGGAGCTTCGACCAGCTGGTGCAGTTCTCCGACGACAACCTCCTTCCCGTCAACCCGCTGCTTTCACAGGGCTACCCGTCCATTGGCTGCCAGCCCTGCACCCGCAAGGTAGCGCCGGGCGATGACCCCCGCGCCGGCCGCTGGGCAGGAACCGACAAGACAGAATGCGGACTACACGTATGA
- a CDS encoding nitrite/sulfite reductase, giving the protein MTDTALAGASVDSAAAKRPARASRPAAKPHGQWKVDGKTPLNANETWKQEDDGLNVRERIETIYSKDGFDAIPSQDLHGRFRWWGLYTQRKPGIDGGKTATLEPHELEDKYFMLRVRIDGGALTTEQLRVIGQISVDFARDSADLTDRQNIQLHWIRVEDIPEIWNRLEGVGLSTTEACGDVPRVILGSPVAGIAKDEIIDPTPLIAELGERFIGNPLLSNLPRKYKTAITGHPSQDVVHEINDFGLVGMVHPELGAGYDLWVGGALATNPMLAKRLGAFVKPGEAADVWLGVTSIFRDYGYRRMRTKARLKFLLADWGPEKFRQILEDEYLGYKLADGPAAPKPTTPGDHIGVHEQKDGKFFIGATPLAGRLSGAQLVKLADTLESRGSYRLRTTPHQKLVVLDVAKDQVEPLVAELDGLGLSARPSVFRRGTIACTGIEYCKLAIVETKVTAATAIAELERRLADLAESGELPHALSLHINGCPNSCARIQTADIGLKGMMLPTPDGDPTPGFQVHLGGGLASSTREEAGLGRTVRGLKVYVEDLPDYVERVVRTFVAQHAEGQTFAEWAHAADEEALQ; this is encoded by the coding sequence ATGACTGATACAGCTCTAGCCGGAGCGTCCGTGGACTCCGCCGCCGCCAAGCGCCCCGCGCGTGCCTCCCGCCCTGCTGCAAAGCCGCACGGGCAGTGGAAAGTGGACGGCAAAACCCCGCTGAACGCCAACGAAACCTGGAAACAGGAAGACGACGGCCTCAACGTGCGCGAGCGTATCGAGACCATTTACTCCAAGGACGGCTTCGACGCCATCCCCAGCCAGGACCTCCATGGCCGCTTCCGCTGGTGGGGCCTGTACACGCAGCGCAAGCCCGGGATCGACGGCGGCAAGACCGCAACCCTTGAGCCGCACGAGCTGGAGGACAAGTACTTCATGCTCCGGGTCAGGATCGACGGCGGCGCGCTCACCACCGAGCAGCTGCGCGTCATCGGCCAGATTTCCGTTGACTTCGCGCGGGATTCCGCCGACCTCACCGACCGCCAGAACATCCAGCTGCACTGGATCCGGGTGGAGGACATCCCCGAGATCTGGAACCGGCTTGAGGGTGTTGGCCTGTCCACCACCGAGGCCTGCGGCGACGTGCCCCGGGTCATCCTCGGTTCCCCGGTGGCGGGCATCGCCAAGGACGAAATCATCGACCCCACCCCGCTCATTGCGGAGCTGGGCGAGCGGTTCATCGGCAACCCGCTGCTGTCCAACCTCCCGCGCAAGTACAAGACCGCCATCACCGGCCACCCCAGCCAGGACGTGGTCCACGAGATCAACGACTTCGGCCTGGTGGGCATGGTCCACCCCGAACTCGGCGCCGGCTACGACCTGTGGGTGGGCGGCGCGTTGGCCACCAACCCCATGCTGGCCAAGCGCCTGGGCGCCTTCGTGAAGCCCGGGGAAGCTGCCGACGTCTGGCTCGGCGTCACCAGCATCTTCCGTGACTATGGCTACCGCCGCATGCGCACCAAGGCGCGACTGAAGTTCCTGCTGGCCGACTGGGGTCCGGAGAAGTTCCGCCAGATCCTGGAAGACGAATACCTGGGCTACAAGCTGGCCGACGGCCCCGCCGCCCCGAAGCCCACGACCCCCGGTGACCACATCGGCGTGCACGAGCAGAAGGACGGCAAGTTCTTCATCGGTGCCACCCCGCTGGCCGGCCGCCTGTCCGGCGCGCAGCTGGTGAAGCTCGCTGACACCCTCGAGTCCCGGGGCTCCTACCGACTGCGCACCACCCCGCACCAGAAGCTGGTTGTCCTGGATGTTGCCAAGGACCAGGTGGAGCCGCTGGTGGCGGAGCTCGACGGGTTGGGCCTCTCCGCCCGGCCGTCCGTGTTCCGCCGCGGCACCATCGCCTGCACCGGCATCGAATACTGCAAGCTGGCCATCGTGGAAACCAAGGTCACCGCCGCCACAGCCATTGCCGAGCTGGAACGGCGCCTTGCGGACCTCGCCGAGAGTGGCGAACTGCCGCACGCCCTGTCCCTGCACATCAACGGCTGCCCCAACTCCTGCGCCCGCATCCAGACTGCGGACATCGGACTCAAGGGAATGATGCTGCCAACGCCCGACGGCGACCCCACCCCCGGCTTCCAGGTCCACCTGGGCGGCGGGCTGGCTTCCTCCACCCGCGAAGAAGCTGGCCTGGGACGTACCGTCCGCGGCCTCAAGGTCTACGTCGAGGACCTGCCCGATTACGTGGAACGCGTGGTCCGGACATTCGTCGCCCAGCACGCCGAAGGGCAGACCTTCGCCGAGTGGGCCCACGCAGCAGATGAGGAGGCACTTCAGTGA
- a CDS encoding sirohydrochlorin chelatase — MNSPIMIACAHGTSSPLGASEVDGLRADIGGLRPGLDVREAYVDVQDPDLVDVMAGLPEGEPAVIVPLLLSVGFHTKVDIARAARGREGSVASEPLGPDPRLAQLLDKRLREAGATEHDAVVLAAAGSTNRKASVSVEELAGHLRALRGNTIVPAYGAAAKPSVADAVASLRAEYPGGEGRGG, encoded by the coding sequence ATGAATAGCCCCATCATGATCGCCTGTGCCCACGGAACGTCCAGCCCGCTGGGCGCCTCCGAGGTGGACGGCCTCCGTGCGGATATCGGCGGGCTACGCCCCGGACTGGATGTCCGCGAGGCCTACGTGGATGTTCAGGACCCGGACCTGGTGGATGTCATGGCCGGGCTGCCGGAAGGTGAGCCGGCCGTCATTGTTCCGTTGCTGCTCAGCGTGGGCTTCCACACCAAGGTGGACATCGCACGGGCGGCGCGGGGCCGCGAAGGCAGCGTCGCATCGGAGCCGTTGGGCCCGGATCCCAGGCTGGCGCAGCTCCTCGACAAGCGGCTGCGCGAGGCCGGCGCCACCGAGCACGACGCCGTGGTGCTCGCGGCGGCCGGATCCACCAACCGCAAAGCCTCAGTGAGTGTCGAGGAGCTCGCTGGGCACCTCAGGGCGCTGCGCGGCAACACGATTGTTCCCGCCTACGGTGCGGCCGCCAAGCCGTCAGTGGCCGACGCCGTCGCCTCGCTCCGCGCTGAATACCCCGGCGGTGAGGGCCGGGGCGGGTGA
- a CDS encoding trimeric intracellular cation channel family protein, which yields MTFSFDSVLVWLDLAGVFFFAVSGSLLAARKQFDIIGSLLLASLVSLGGGVIRDIILNSGPPAAFTNPAYLAPPVLATVLVYFLFSSVQRFTSLLILFDAGGLALFCITGTLKALSFGMNPVSAVLLGVTTAVGGGLLRDITANEVPQLFDPKDLYALPAFTGAALTTVLWVSGAFNAFTAGAVAAVVFAFRVTAWRRSWYVPLAVRGWHRLGLGTAENGGRD from the coding sequence TTGACCTTCTCCTTCGACTCCGTTCTGGTATGGCTGGACCTGGCCGGCGTCTTCTTTTTTGCGGTCTCCGGATCCCTGCTTGCGGCGCGGAAACAGTTCGACATCATCGGCTCGCTGCTGCTCGCCTCCCTTGTTTCCCTGGGCGGCGGCGTAATCCGCGACATCATCCTCAACAGCGGCCCGCCCGCCGCGTTCACCAACCCTGCCTACCTGGCTCCCCCGGTGCTCGCCACCGTGCTGGTGTACTTCCTCTTTTCCAGCGTCCAGCGCTTCACCTCGCTGCTGATCCTGTTCGACGCCGGCGGCCTGGCTCTGTTCTGCATCACCGGCACGCTCAAGGCGCTGAGTTTCGGGATGAACCCGGTGTCAGCCGTGCTGCTTGGGGTCACGACGGCGGTGGGCGGCGGCCTGCTGCGGGACATCACCGCCAATGAGGTGCCGCAGCTCTTCGACCCGAAGGACCTCTACGCACTGCCCGCGTTCACGGGGGCAGCGCTGACCACGGTCCTGTGGGTGTCGGGTGCTTTCAACGCGTTCACGGCGGGGGCCGTGGCCGCTGTCGTGTTCGCCTTCCGTGTCACTGCCTGGCGCCGTTCCTGGTACGTTCCGCTGGCCGTCCGGGGGTGGCATCGGCTGGGGCTGGGCACGGCGGAAAACGGTGGCCGGGATTAG
- a CDS encoding type IV toxin-antitoxin system AbiEi family antitoxin domain-containing protein: protein MDIETFLRARAGVTRASALRAAGFTHTARDKALAAGRIVRIRRGIYSLPGEAGVCGQALGHNALLTCLSAAPAYGLWTLHDAGTVHLSPSHKVTPPGTLTHGRCIHPRHPWLPVAGLADVLIHALRCLPEVEALVMLQCAAQRGDITVEFLRRKLPGNRNARARAVLDSVIPRADSILEVLANYHFRRAGLHVRMHVELPGVGEVDFLVEECLVVETDGRSHLEPRQVKKDRKRNNTTVIGGRLGLRYGYDDVVNHPQRMVAEVLGVLELCRQGAFSAR, encoded by the coding sequence ATGGATATCGAGACCTTCCTCCGCGCGCGGGCAGGGGTAACGAGGGCGTCGGCACTCCGTGCGGCGGGATTTACCCACACTGCCCGCGACAAAGCTTTGGCCGCGGGGCGCATTGTGCGAATCCGGCGGGGCATCTACAGCCTGCCCGGCGAGGCCGGCGTGTGCGGGCAGGCGCTGGGCCACAACGCCCTGCTGACGTGCCTGTCGGCTGCCCCTGCTTACGGGCTATGGACGCTGCATGACGCGGGGACCGTTCACCTGAGCCCCTCGCACAAAGTGACGCCGCCCGGAACGCTGACACATGGCAGATGCATCCATCCGCGTCATCCGTGGCTGCCCGTCGCCGGATTGGCCGACGTGCTCATTCACGCCCTGCGCTGCCTGCCGGAGGTGGAGGCGTTGGTGATGCTCCAGTGCGCAGCCCAGCGGGGAGACATCACCGTGGAGTTCCTGCGCCGCAAGCTGCCTGGAAACCGCAATGCCCGTGCAAGGGCCGTCCTGGACAGCGTGATCCCTCGGGCGGACTCGATCCTCGAGGTGCTGGCCAACTACCACTTCCGGCGGGCAGGCCTCCACGTTCGTATGCATGTGGAGCTTCCGGGCGTGGGCGAGGTGGACTTCCTGGTGGAGGAATGCCTTGTGGTGGAAACCGACGGCCGCTCGCATTTGGAGCCCCGTCAAGTGAAGAAGGATCGGAAGCGCAACAACACCACCGTCATCGGCGGACGCCTGGGCCTCCGGTACGGCTATGACGACGTCGTCAATCACCCCCAGCGGATGGTGGCCGAGGTGCTGGGGGTACTGGAGCTCTGCCGGCAGGGAGCTTTCAGCGCGCGTTAG
- a CDS encoding polyprenyl synthetase family protein, translating into MTNSAKHSWTHAGHGLPDAREPEPNTTAIATGLQLPAGFAAIAEDPELGPAITTNLARVEKKLREAIANSDPLADATSRHLVEAGGKRIRPLLALLCAHLGDASRPAVVQAAVVVELTHLATLYHDDVMDSAPFRRGAPTAHEVWGNSVAVLTGDLIFARASILVSELGSRALGIQARTFERLCLGQLHETVGPRPDEDPVEHYLSVIADKTGSLVAASGQLGAIFAGADEAYEPHLVEYGEKIGVAFQLADDVIDVTGVKVKSGKSPGTDLREGVPTLPVLLLRNAAAEGDQSAVELLKLIDGDLSSDEALAAAVAGLRDHRVTAESWVVARAWADEAIAALAPLPEGVVKDSLTSFALAVVDRAS; encoded by the coding sequence GTGACGAACTCTGCCAAGCACAGCTGGACCCACGCCGGACACGGCCTGCCGGACGCCAGGGAGCCCGAGCCCAACACCACCGCGATCGCCACGGGACTCCAGCTGCCCGCCGGTTTCGCCGCCATCGCGGAGGACCCCGAGCTGGGTCCGGCCATCACCACCAACCTGGCCCGCGTGGAAAAGAAGCTCCGCGAGGCCATTGCCAACTCCGACCCCCTGGCTGATGCAACGTCGCGTCACCTGGTGGAAGCCGGCGGAAAACGCATCCGGCCGCTGCTGGCCCTGCTCTGCGCACACCTCGGTGACGCCTCGCGCCCGGCCGTGGTGCAGGCGGCCGTGGTGGTTGAGCTGACCCACCTGGCCACGCTGTACCACGACGACGTGATGGACTCGGCCCCGTTCCGTCGCGGCGCCCCCACGGCCCACGAAGTCTGGGGCAACTCCGTGGCCGTCCTCACCGGCGACCTGATCTTTGCCCGCGCGTCCATCCTGGTGTCCGAGCTCGGCTCGCGTGCACTGGGGATCCAGGCCCGCACCTTCGAACGGCTGTGCCTGGGCCAGCTGCACGAAACCGTGGGACCCCGCCCCGACGAGGACCCCGTGGAGCACTACCTGTCCGTCATCGCGGACAAGACCGGATCGCTGGTGGCAGCCTCCGGCCAGCTCGGTGCCATCTTTGCCGGTGCCGATGAAGCCTACGAACCGCACTTGGTGGAGTACGGCGAGAAGATCGGCGTGGCCTTCCAGCTGGCCGACGACGTCATCGATGTCACCGGCGTCAAGGTCAAGTCCGGCAAGTCCCCCGGAACGGATTTGCGCGAAGGCGTGCCCACGCTGCCGGTGCTGCTGCTCCGCAACGCCGCCGCCGAGGGTGACCAGTCCGCCGTTGAACTCCTGAAGCTGATCGACGGCGACCTTTCCTCGGACGAGGCACTCGCCGCCGCCGTGGCAGGCCTGCGCGACCACCGGGTCACCGCGGAATCGTGGGTTGTGGCGCGTGCCTGGGCCGACGAAGCCATCGCCGCACTGGCCCCGCTGCCCGAAGGCGTGGTGAAGGATTCGCTGACCAGCTTCGCGCTGGCCGTGGTGGACCGCGCCAGCTAA
- a CDS encoding geranylgeranyl reductase family protein: MKVLIVGAGPAGSTAAYYLAKAGIQVTVLEKTTFPREKVCGDGLTPRAVREIQKLGLPHSEENGWRRNKGLRLIAGGRTIELPWPEVSDFPTYGLIRTRLGFDEELVRHAESAGARLLEGHSVTEALRSEDGRVIGVRAALLDESGRKTGQTHDFHADVVLAADGNSSRTAVSVGIQKRDDRPLGVAVRTYFQSPRHDDDWMEGWLELPGRDGKLLPGYGWVFGVGDGTSNVGLGILNSSKEFGKLDYKQVLREWTAGMPAEWGFTPENQVGEIRGAALPMGFNRTPHYYPGLLLLGDAGGMVSPFNGEGISYAMESARFAAEFIIDDNAWQSRYAKWTNDDADLHYKGYADYVRGQWGSHFTLGRAFASVIGKPAVMKLALRTGMPVPPLMKFVVRLMANVTDESAKGFEDRVIRLLEALVPATSNTSLSPSSYTSAVSATKS, from the coding sequence GTGAAAGTACTGATCGTCGGCGCCGGGCCCGCAGGGTCCACTGCCGCCTACTACCTCGCCAAGGCCGGCATCCAGGTCACGGTGCTGGAAAAGACCACCTTCCCGCGCGAAAAAGTCTGCGGCGACGGCCTCACCCCGCGAGCCGTCCGCGAGATCCAGAAGCTGGGCCTGCCCCACTCCGAGGAAAACGGCTGGCGTCGCAACAAGGGCCTGCGACTGATCGCCGGCGGCCGCACCATTGAGCTCCCGTGGCCGGAAGTCTCCGATTTCCCCACGTACGGCCTGATCCGCACCCGGCTGGGCTTCGACGAGGAACTCGTCCGGCACGCCGAGTCCGCCGGCGCCCGCCTGCTGGAAGGGCACAGCGTCACTGAGGCCCTGCGGTCGGAGGACGGCCGGGTCATCGGCGTCCGCGCCGCGCTGCTTGACGAGTCCGGACGGAAGACGGGGCAGACGCACGACTTCCACGCCGACGTCGTACTGGCCGCGGACGGAAACTCGTCCCGAACCGCCGTATCCGTGGGCATCCAGAAGCGCGACGACCGCCCGCTGGGCGTTGCCGTGCGCACCTATTTCCAGAGCCCCCGCCACGACGACGACTGGATGGAAGGCTGGCTGGAACTTCCCGGCCGGGACGGCAAGCTGCTGCCCGGCTACGGCTGGGTGTTCGGCGTGGGCGACGGCACGTCCAACGTGGGCCTGGGCATCCTGAACTCCTCCAAGGAATTCGGCAAACTCGATTACAAGCAGGTCCTCCGCGAATGGACCGCCGGCATGCCCGCCGAATGGGGTTTCACGCCGGAAAACCAGGTGGGCGAAATCCGCGGCGCCGCGCTGCCCATGGGCTTCAACCGCACCCCGCACTACTACCCTGGGCTGCTGCTCCTGGGTGACGCCGGCGGGATGGTGTCCCCGTTCAACGGCGAAGGCATCTCCTACGCCATGGAATCCGCCCGCTTTGCGGCCGAATTCATCATCGATGACAACGCTTGGCAGAGCCGCTACGCCAAATGGACGAACGACGACGCCGACCTCCACTACAAGGGGTACGCCGACTATGTGCGCGGCCAGTGGGGGAGCCACTTCACCTTGGGCCGGGCCTTCGCGTCGGTGATCGGCAAGCCTGCCGTGATGAAGCTTGCCCTGCGGACCGGCATGCCGGTGCCCCCACTCATGAAGTTCGTAGTCCGGCTGATGGCCAACGTCACGGATGAATCAGCCAAGGGTTTCGAGGACAGGGTGATCAGACTCCTGGAGGCGCTGGTGCCTGCCACGTCCAACACCTCCCTGTCCCCGTCCAGCTACACATCCGCGGTTTCCGCAACAAAAAGTTAG
- a CDS encoding demethylmenaquinone methyltransferase — translation MNRASLDKRPDEVATMFDDVAPKYDVVNDVLSMGQTRRWRRVVVEAMDVRAGQRVLDLAAGTGTSSEPYADAGIDVIACDFSLGMLKVGKRRRPDINFIAGDATRLPFADNTFDATTISFGLRNVNEPKKALAEMLRVTKPGGKLVIAEFSQPVVPLWRTMYTEYLMRALPAIAVKVSSNPDAYVYLAESIRAWPDQDHLAGWLQESGWEKVTYRNLSGGIVAVHRAHKPAGSSPDGGAAAIAKHTGPVAKLRRNITRPAS, via the coding sequence GTGAACCGAGCATCCTTGGATAAGCGTCCGGACGAAGTAGCCACGATGTTTGACGACGTCGCCCCCAAATACGACGTCGTGAACGATGTCCTGTCCATGGGACAGACGCGCCGCTGGCGCAGGGTCGTCGTTGAAGCCATGGATGTGAGGGCCGGCCAGCGCGTGCTCGACCTCGCAGCCGGAACAGGCACATCCAGTGAGCCCTATGCAGACGCGGGCATCGACGTCATCGCCTGCGACTTCTCCCTCGGGATGCTCAAGGTGGGCAAGCGCCGCCGCCCGGACATCAACTTCATTGCCGGCGACGCCACCCGGCTGCCGTTCGCGGACAACACCTTCGACGCCACCACCATCTCCTTCGGCCTGCGCAACGTCAACGAGCCCAAGAAGGCCCTGGCCGAGATGCTGCGCGTCACCAAGCCCGGCGGCAAGCTGGTGATCGCCGAGTTCTCCCAGCCCGTGGTCCCGCTGTGGCGCACCATGTACACCGAATACCTCATGCGCGCCCTGCCGGCCATCGCCGTGAAGGTCTCGTCCAACCCGGACGCCTACGTTTACCTCGCCGAGTCCATCCGCGCGTGGCCTGACCAGGACCACCTGGCCGGCTGGCTGCAGGAATCAGGCTGGGAGAAGGTCACGTACCGCAACCTCAGCGGCGGTATCGTCGCCGTCCACCGTGCCCACAAGCCCGCTGGTTCATCGCCCGACGGCGGGGCCGCCGCCATCGCCAAGCACACCGGCCCCGTGGCGAAGCTGCGCCGCAACATCACCCGGCCGGCGAGCTAG
- a CDS encoding isochorismate synthase MenF has protein sequence MTSTFRTLTVPLDGRSFSGGLPSFLVRDDVLCWTRREAGLVGFGEIARFTATGPERFLEADIWWRHLVLEADITDSVECPGTGPVAFGSFAFSKVSTHRSRLIVPEIVVGVRDGRAWLTQLTFDDGELTEAGALAALERWVDGGAEDDGVLDVLGDGPAASSADVGLPPGGRPGGGVAAEPAADVVPKLETGSLSEHDWMAAVAAGVAEIRTGKLEKLVLARDVVATIPEGVNAAEILRQLAIRYRECWTYGVDGLVGSTPEMLIQVEGRTAQARVLAGTLDRRDAEGMDGPPLEFAERVLAGSEKQRHEHEIAIQSLTTQLAPFSEAMNAHSEPFILELPNVWHLASDVKAELTEVEGHVPTCLALINALHPTAAVCGTPTTVAGALIRKLEHMDRGPYAGPVGWLDAAGNGEWGIALRGAVIEAPDSVRLYAGCGIVEGSQPEAELAETWAKFRPMLESLGIKS, from the coding sequence ATGACGAGTACGTTCCGCACCTTGACAGTCCCACTGGATGGAAGATCATTCTCCGGGGGGCTGCCGTCATTTCTGGTCCGGGACGATGTCCTCTGCTGGACCCGCCGCGAAGCTGGCCTGGTGGGCTTCGGCGAGATCGCCCGCTTCACCGCCACGGGCCCCGAGCGCTTCCTCGAGGCCGACATCTGGTGGCGGCACCTGGTCCTCGAAGCCGACATCACCGACTCCGTTGAGTGTCCCGGCACCGGCCCGGTGGCGTTCGGCTCCTTCGCCTTCTCCAAGGTGTCCACGCACCGTTCCCGGCTGATCGTCCCGGAGATTGTTGTGGGGGTCAGGGACGGCCGCGCCTGGCTCACCCAGTTAACGTTCGACGACGGCGAACTCACCGAGGCGGGCGCCCTCGCCGCCCTGGAACGCTGGGTGGACGGCGGCGCAGAGGACGACGGCGTTCTGGACGTCCTGGGCGACGGACCCGCAGCCTCAAGCGCCGACGTCGGGCTCCCCCCGGGCGGCCGTCCCGGCGGCGGGGTTGCCGCAGAGCCGGCTGCCGACGTCGTACCCAAACTCGAAACCGGATCGCTCAGCGAGCATGACTGGATGGCGGCAGTGGCCGCGGGCGTCGCCGAGATCCGCACCGGGAAGCTGGAGAAGCTGGTGCTGGCCCGGGACGTCGTGGCCACGATTCCGGAGGGCGTGAACGCGGCGGAAATCCTGCGCCAGCTGGCCATCCGGTACCGCGAATGCTGGACCTACGGCGTTGACGGACTGGTGGGGTCCACCCCGGAAATGCTGATCCAGGTGGAGGGGCGCACCGCACAGGCGCGGGTCCTGGCAGGCACCCTGGACCGGCGCGACGCCGAGGGTATGGACGGTCCGCCGCTGGAGTTCGCCGAGCGCGTACTGGCCGGGTCCGAGAAACAGCGGCATGAGCACGAGATCGCCATCCAGTCCCTGACCACCCAGCTGGCACCGTTCTCCGAGGCCATGAATGCGCACAGCGAACCGTTCATCCTGGAGCTACCCAACGTGTGGCACCTGGCATCGGATGTGAAGGCCGAGCTCACCGAGGTGGAGGGCCACGTGCCCACATGCCTCGCGCTCATCAACGCGCTGCACCCCACTGCCGCCGTCTGCGGAACTCCCACCACTGTGGCGGGCGCCCTCATCCGCAAACTCGAACACATGGACCGCGGACCCTATGCAGGGCCGGTGGGCTGGCTGGACGCGGCCGGGAACGGCGAATGGGGCATTGCGCTGCGCGGCGCGGTGATCGAGGCGCCGGATTCGGTGCGGCTGTATGCCGGCTGCGGCATCGTGGAGGGCTCACAGCCCGAGGCTGAACTCGCGGAGACCTGGGCGAAGTTCCGTCCGATGCTCGAGTCCCTGGGCATCAAGAGCTAG
- a CDS encoding ABC transporter substrate-binding protein, translating into MQTSRTLLGSSKLTAATIIAIGALALSGCTNASETGPSSAPTASGSASFDPASIKKDDALAAMVPAAIKSKGTITVGSDTSYAPAEFLGTDGQTPVGYDVDIAKAIGATLGLKVQVQTSEFTGILPALGPKYDLGISSFTINPERLSAVNMVSYFNAGTAWAVQKGNPKKFSLDDVCGKSVGVQTGTVQEDPDLAERNKKCAADGKQPINIVTLKNQTDVTTRLVNGSIDAMAADSPIIGYAMTQTNGQLEKLGDVYDSAPQGIAVAKSDTAWADVIQKTVTKLMEDGSYKKILEGWGNAEGAITKSEVNPAAKS; encoded by the coding sequence ATGCAGACTTCCCGCACCCTCCTGGGCAGCTCCAAGCTGACGGCCGCAACCATCATCGCCATTGGCGCGCTGGCCCTTTCAGGCTGTACAAATGCCTCGGAAACTGGCCCGTCAAGTGCCCCCACTGCTTCCGGCAGCGCAAGTTTCGACCCCGCCAGCATCAAGAAAGACGATGCTTTGGCGGCCATGGTTCCCGCGGCGATCAAGTCCAAGGGCACCATCACGGTCGGGTCGGACACCAGCTACGCCCCCGCCGAGTTCCTGGGAACGGACGGCCAGACCCCCGTGGGCTACGACGTCGACATCGCCAAGGCGATCGGAGCAACGCTCGGCCTCAAGGTCCAGGTCCAGACCTCCGAGTTCACGGGCATCCTTCCGGCACTGGGTCCGAAGTACGATCTCGGCATCTCCTCGTTCACTATCAACCCCGAGCGGTTGAGCGCAGTGAACATGGTCAGCTACTTCAACGCCGGCACCGCCTGGGCCGTCCAGAAGGGCAACCCGAAGAAGTTCTCCCTCGACGACGTCTGCGGCAAGTCCGTTGGCGTCCAGACCGGGACCGTGCAGGAAGATCCCGACCTTGCCGAGCGCAACAAGAAGTGCGCTGCCGATGGCAAGCAGCCCATCAACATTGTCACGCTGAAGAACCAGACGGATGTGACCACGCGCCTGGTAAACGGCAGCATCGACGCCATGGCCGCCGACTCCCCCATCATCGGCTACGCCATGACCCAGACCAACGGCCAGCTGGAGAAGCTGGGTGACGTCTACGATTCCGCCCCACAGGGCATCGCCGTCGCCAAGTCGGATACAGCCTGGGCGGATGTCATCCAGAAGACCGTCACGAAGCTCATGGAAGACGGCTCCTACAAGAAGATCCTTGAGGGCTGGGGCAACGCCGAAGGCGCCATCACCAAGTCCGAGGTCAACCCGGCGGCCAAGTCTTGA